The Osmerus eperlanus chromosome 12, fOsmEpe2.1, whole genome shotgun sequence genome has a segment encoding these proteins:
- the LOC134031362 gene encoding bone morphogenetic protein 2-like isoform X1, which yields MIMKSLLVWLIFTMQISLVSLFSISYDGVSKEAPRSSVTKTIKKLEELFHLNGLPQSYSGPHKKAPKFMLDLYDAVADSYGTPRNHEVLEGNVVRSFEDKGHTGERFHFFNLSSFARDEKMIKAEFRWFRQKQRQFGGMSYRPHFYKVDLYEVLDSRVKPWRGNLITSRLVPIHTQGWEVFNVTQTVSKWIRNSEENNGVLVVTTLPSGDWMESVVSSPGEDKDAYLVIFSDDGRPGTTNHQSPKLGHANHVAESGAQEKNRARRRREAPSYLRNRPLTCQRVPLFVDFEEIGWSGWIISPRGYNTYHCKGSCPFPLGESLHATNHATVQSIMYALKVSNDVDTPCCVPDKLQSISLLYFDDEENVVLKQYDDMVAISCGCH from the exons ATGATTATGAAGAGTCTACTCGTCTGGCTCATATTCACAATGCAGATTAGCCTCGTGTCTCTCTTCAGTATCTCTTATGATGGGGTGTCCAAAGAGGCTCCTCGTTCGAGCGTAACCAAAACTATTAAGAAGCTGGAAGAGCTGTTCCACCTTAACGGTTTGCCTCAGAGTTATTCGGGGCCGCACAAGAAGGCGCCCAAGTTCATGTTGGACTTGTACGACGCCGTGGCGGACTCGTACGGAACACCCCGGAACCACGAGGTCTTGGAGGGGAACGTGGTCAGGAGCTTCGAGGATAAAG GACACACAGGTGAAAGGTTTCACTTCTTCAACCTCTCATCTTTTGCACGAGATGAGAAGATGATCAAGGCGGAGTTCCGCTGGTTCAGGCAAAAACAGAGACAGTTCGGAGGGATGTCGTATCGACCCCACTTCTACAAA GTGGACTTGTATGAAGTGTTGGACAGCAGAGTTAAGCCTTGGAGAGGAAATTTGATTACATCCCGTCTGGTGCCGATACACACTCAGGGATGGGAGGTCTTCAATGTCACGCaaacg GTGTCAAAGTGGATCCGGAACAGCGAGGAGAACAATGGCGTTCTGGTAGTTACAACGCTGCCTTCAGGAGACTGGATGGAATCTGTGGTTTCGTCTCCGGGGGAAGATAAGGACGCTTACCTGGTGATATTCTCAGACGACGGGAGACCGGGCACCACCAATCACCAATCCCCGAAACTAG GGCACGCCAACCATGTAGCAGAATCTGGAGCTCAAGAGAAAAACCGAGCGAGGCGGAGGCGCGAGGCACCTAGTTACCTCCGCAACCGTCCCTTGACATGTCAGAGGGTACCTCTCTTCGTGGATTTCGAGGAGATAGGCTGGTCTGGCTGGATCATATCCCCGCGGGGATACAACACCTATCACTGCAAGGGTTCTTGTCCGTTCCCCCTTGGAGAGAGTCTCCACGCCACCAACCACGCGACTGTGCAGTCCATCATGTATGCGTTAAAGGTCTCCAACGACGTGGATACACCGTGCTGCGTGCCTGACAAACTTCAGTCTATCAGTTTGCTTTATTTCGACGATGAGGAAAACGTAGTTCTGAAACAGTACGATGACATGGTGGCGATTAGCtgtggctgtcattga
- the LOC134031362 gene encoding bone morphogenetic protein 2-like isoform X2, producing the protein MLDLYDAVADSYGTPRNHEVLEGNVVRSFEDKGHTGERFHFFNLSSFARDEKMIKAEFRWFRQKQRQFGGMSYRPHFYKVDLYEVLDSRVKPWRGNLITSRLVPIHTQGWEVFNVTQTVSKWIRNSEENNGVLVVTTLPSGDWMESVVSSPGEDKDAYLVIFSDDGRPGTTNHQSPKLGHANHVAESGAQEKNRARRRREAPSYLRNRPLTCQRVPLFVDFEEIGWSGWIISPRGYNTYHCKGSCPFPLGESLHATNHATVQSIMYALKVSNDVDTPCCVPDKLQSISLLYFDDEENVVLKQYDDMVAISCGCH; encoded by the exons ATGTTGGACTTGTACGACGCCGTGGCGGACTCGTACGGAACACCCCGGAACCACGAGGTCTTGGAGGGGAACGTGGTCAGGAGCTTCGAGGATAAAG GACACACAGGTGAAAGGTTTCACTTCTTCAACCTCTCATCTTTTGCACGAGATGAGAAGATGATCAAGGCGGAGTTCCGCTGGTTCAGGCAAAAACAGAGACAGTTCGGAGGGATGTCGTATCGACCCCACTTCTACAAA GTGGACTTGTATGAAGTGTTGGACAGCAGAGTTAAGCCTTGGAGAGGAAATTTGATTACATCCCGTCTGGTGCCGATACACACTCAGGGATGGGAGGTCTTCAATGTCACGCaaacg GTGTCAAAGTGGATCCGGAACAGCGAGGAGAACAATGGCGTTCTGGTAGTTACAACGCTGCCTTCAGGAGACTGGATGGAATCTGTGGTTTCGTCTCCGGGGGAAGATAAGGACGCTTACCTGGTGATATTCTCAGACGACGGGAGACCGGGCACCACCAATCACCAATCCCCGAAACTAG GGCACGCCAACCATGTAGCAGAATCTGGAGCTCAAGAGAAAAACCGAGCGAGGCGGAGGCGCGAGGCACCTAGTTACCTCCGCAACCGTCCCTTGACATGTCAGAGGGTACCTCTCTTCGTGGATTTCGAGGAGATAGGCTGGTCTGGCTGGATCATATCCCCGCGGGGATACAACACCTATCACTGCAAGGGTTCTTGTCCGTTCCCCCTTGGAGAGAGTCTCCACGCCACCAACCACGCGACTGTGCAGTCCATCATGTATGCGTTAAAGGTCTCCAACGACGTGGATACACCGTGCTGCGTGCCTGACAAACTTCAGTCTATCAGTTTGCTTTATTTCGACGATGAGGAAAACGTAGTTCTGAAACAGTACGATGACATGGTGGCGATTAGCtgtggctgtcattga